CACACGGCCGCTGGGCTCACGCAACCGGTCAAAACGCCGCACCACCACCGCCCGTTCTCCCCCCAAATTCACGACCTCGGTCTGCGCCACCGTCAAGCCAAGCTTCGCGGCCACCCGGCTCGTCAAATGCTCGGCCCAATCTGATTCGTCCTTGCCCGTGAATCCGATCTTGATTATGTGGGTCGAGGGCTCACGGCCTGTCGGCTCGTACCAGCCGACGTCTTCACTCCAGCCCACAGCGAATTTCGGCTGAGCCCCTCCAAGAGACCAACGGCCTTCCGGGCCAGGCGACCAGCCGTACTGGCCCGCCTCCCGCAATGCGCGGATTCGGTCACCGACTTCTTTCAGGCTAAGCGGTTCGCGGCCAGATGCCTGAGCGGGCGTGCGCCCCTCTTCCAGTACCTGAATCGCCCCAGGGCAGTCCTCTCCGGCCCTGGCCAAGATGTCGAACACCGTTGGCCGGGCCAACCCAAGGCCACGCGCCCAACGGGCCCTCGCCTGGTCGTTGTCCGGGAGCAAGTTGTCGAACCACGGTTCCGTCGTTTCGGGACCGTGGTTTTCCTGGGTCAGGGGCAGCGACCAAGACAACGGCATCGCCCGTGGCGCGTTTCTGTATTCGGAGCCGTAGCTGAATGACACCCGTCCGCTGTCCCTGCGCAGTCGCCCGGCCAACCGCCCTGCCAGCCACACGGCCAGCTCGCCGCTCATCGCAAGGCCTCTTGCACCTGGGCGTAGAGCGCGTCGGACTGGTCCTGGTACACGTCAATCCTCAGGCCGACCTCTTGCAGCGCGCGAAGCACCAGGTCGACTCCCGCCGCCGGCGCCCCGGCCTCAGCGGCCACGACCCATTGCCGTGAGACCCCCATCCGCCGCGCCACCTCATCCTGCGTCAGACCACACGTCCGCCTTTGGGAGCGCAAGACCCGGGCCACATCTG
This portion of the Bifidobacteriaceae bacterium genome encodes:
- a CDS encoding helix-turn-helix domain-containing protein; this encodes MSATVDLLMPLMPGRLWRVWEGEGERTLDVRNATDVARVLRSQRRTCGLTQDEVARRMGVSRQWVVAAEAGAPAAGVDLVLRALQEVGLRIDVYQDQSDALYAQVQEALR
- a CDS encoding HipA domain-containing protein, producing MSGELAVWLAGRLAGRLRRDSGRVSFSYGSEYRNAPRAMPLSWSLPLTQENHGPETTEPWFDNLLPDNDQARARWARGLGLARPTVFDILARAGEDCPGAIQVLEEGRTPAQASGREPLSLKEVGDRIRALREAGQYGWSPGPEGRWSLGGAQPKFAVGWSEDVGWYEPTGREPSTHIIKIGFTGKDESDWAEHLTSRVAAKLGLTVAQTEVVNLGGERAVVVRRFDRLREPSGRVRRLHQEDCCQALGLWRHVKYESDGGPGLAAVAQLLSAAVGPRHGEATLRQFAGSVVFSWLAACPDAHAKNYALLHLGPSPRLAPLFDLASASMLWNAAEVEYSARLAMSLDGENRLFALRARHLAAAARDLGVPEDWILAEARRQLNGLGPALDAALAEEDSIPDATAASFREGLAARVASVEREAGLP